One Rossellomorea aquimaris DNA window includes the following coding sequences:
- the pstB gene encoding phosphate ABC transporter ATP-binding protein PstB, with translation MQTIKSKESNMVDHKETKEAVYQTKQLNLWYGTNHALKNIDLDIMENEVTAIIGPSGCGKSTYIKTLNRMIELIPSVKTSGDIIYRDRNIFDSKYRVEELRTKVGMVFQKPNPFPKSIYDNIAYGPRIHGIKNKKILDEIVEKSLRGAAIWDEVKDRLNQNAYGLSGGQQQRICIARCLAIEPDVILMDEPTSALDPISTLKIEELVQELKTEYSIIIVTHNMQQAARISDRTAFFLNGEVVEFDKTDKIFSTPSDKRTEDYISGRFG, from the coding sequence ATGCAAACGATTAAATCAAAAGAAAGTAACATGGTTGATCATAAAGAAACAAAAGAAGCGGTATATCAAACGAAACAATTGAACTTATGGTATGGTACGAATCATGCGTTAAAGAATATCGACCTGGATATCATGGAAAACGAAGTTACGGCAATTATTGGACCTTCAGGTTGTGGTAAGTCGACGTATATCAAAACATTGAACCGAATGATCGAATTGATTCCAAGCGTAAAGACTTCTGGTGATATCATCTATCGTGATCGCAACATTTTTGACAGTAAATACCGCGTTGAGGAATTGCGTACAAAAGTAGGAATGGTATTCCAAAAGCCAAATCCATTTCCAAAATCGATTTACGACAACATTGCATATGGACCACGCATTCACGGAATTAAAAACAAAAAAATCCTGGATGAAATTGTTGAAAAAAGCTTACGAGGTGCAGCGATTTGGGATGAAGTGAAAGATCGTCTGAATCAAAATGCATATGGCCTATCTGGTGGACAACAACAGCGTATATGTATAGCAAGATGTCTTGCTATTGAGCCGGATGTCATTCTGATGGATGAACCTACGTCTGCTCTTGATCCGATTTCTACATTAAAGATTGAAGAACTGGTTCAAGAGTTGAAAACAGAATACAGTATTATTATTGTTACCCATAACATGCAACAGGCTGCACGTATTTCTGACCGCACAGCCTTCTTCCTGAACGGGGAAGTAGTTGAATTTGACAAAACAGATAAAATCTTCTCTACTCCATCTGATAAGCGTACAGAAGACTATATCTCCGGTCGTTTCGGTTAA
- the pstA gene encoding phosphate ABC transporter permease PstA, whose translation MKYINQENVLRKMSSRLMVNSVFKGLFFLATLFGLVVLSVLLYRVFTQGIGYLDLQFLQSVGSRFPEKAGIYAAFMGTIWLMFVVVIVSFILAVGTAIYLEEYAKQNKINKFIKVNISNLAGVPSVVFGLLGLTIFARAFALGQSVLAAGLTMSLLILPVIIVAAQEAIRSVPRELRDASYGMGATKWQTITRVVLPAAIPGILTGSILAFSRAIGETAPLVVIGVPTILLFTPGSILDTFTALPMQIYDWTKRPQADFHDVAAAGIIILLGLLLIMNSIAVLIRNKFQKRY comes from the coding sequence ATGAAGTATATCAATCAGGAAAACGTCTTGAGAAAGATGTCATCCAGACTAATGGTGAATAGCGTCTTTAAAGGGCTTTTCTTCCTAGCGACTTTATTTGGCTTAGTCGTGTTATCTGTATTATTATATCGGGTATTCACTCAAGGAATTGGATACTTGGATCTGCAATTTTTACAAAGTGTGGGATCAAGGTTCCCTGAAAAAGCAGGAATTTATGCCGCCTTTATGGGTACGATTTGGCTGATGTTCGTTGTTGTTATTGTTTCTTTCATATTAGCAGTGGGGACGGCCATTTATTTAGAAGAATATGCTAAACAAAACAAAATCAATAAATTTATTAAAGTAAATATTTCAAACCTTGCAGGTGTTCCTTCTGTTGTATTTGGTCTCTTAGGTTTAACGATCTTTGCCCGGGCCTTTGCCCTTGGTCAAAGTGTACTGGCAGCAGGTTTGACGATGAGCTTGCTCATTCTGCCTGTTATTATTGTTGCGGCACAGGAAGCGATTCGTTCGGTACCCAGAGAGCTAAGGGACGCATCGTATGGTATGGGTGCTACAAAGTGGCAGACAATTACCAGAGTCGTATTACCAGCCGCAATACCCGGGATATTGACAGGAAGCATTTTAGCGTTTTCCCGTGCAATCGGAGAAACAGCGCCCCTCGTCGTTATCGGTGTACCAACAATTTTACTATTTACACCAGGTTCCATCTTGGACACATTTACAGCTCTTCCAATGCAAATTTACGATTGGACAAAACGACCACAAGCAGATTTCCATGATGTAGCAGCTGCAGGAATCATCATCCTGTTGGGCCTACTATTAATAATGAACTCGATTGCAGTGTTAATTCGTAATAAGTTTCAGAAGAGATATTAA
- the pstC gene encoding phosphate ABC transporter permease subunit PstC, whose product MASKSKESSYSVAEMISKNSGKSLNRSVEKSIPWILFAIAGVSVLTTIGIVFTLIFETFTFFSRVSVFEFITGTEWFPFSIQNPSYGILPLISGTLKITGIAVVVAVPIGLASAIYLSEYATDRSRRFIKPILEVLAGIPTIVFGFFALTFVTPLLESFIPSLTIFNALSPGIVVGIMIIPMIASLSEDAMSSVPNSIREGAQALGATKLEVALKVVLPAAVSGIVASIVLAISRAIGETMIVTVAAGASPNLSWNVTDSIQTMTAYIVQVSTGDAGYGTTIYYSIYAVGFTLFLFTLGMNLLAQYISKRFREEY is encoded by the coding sequence ATGGCTTCAAAATCAAAAGAATCATCATATTCTGTTGCAGAGATGATATCAAAAAATAGTGGGAAAAGCTTGAATCGTTCTGTTGAAAAGTCTATCCCATGGATTTTATTTGCAATAGCCGGGGTTTCCGTACTAACAACCATTGGTATCGTATTTACACTTATATTTGAAACATTTACGTTCTTTTCAAGAGTATCTGTATTTGAATTCATAACAGGAACAGAATGGTTTCCTTTTTCCATTCAAAATCCAAGCTATGGGATCCTTCCTTTAATCTCAGGAACATTGAAGATTACTGGAATAGCTGTAGTGGTAGCAGTACCGATAGGACTTGCTTCCGCCATTTATTTGAGTGAGTATGCAACAGATCGTTCAAGAAGATTCATCAAACCGATATTAGAGGTATTAGCCGGGATTCCAACGATCGTATTTGGGTTCTTTGCTCTAACATTTGTTACTCCTTTATTGGAGTCATTTATACCTTCATTAACTATATTTAATGCATTAAGTCCTGGAATTGTAGTTGGGATCATGATTATTCCCATGATTGCTTCTCTATCTGAAGACGCGATGTCGTCTGTTCCGAATTCCATACGTGAAGGTGCACAGGCATTAGGGGCAACTAAATTAGAAGTTGCACTTAAGGTTGTTTTACCTGCTGCTGTATCAGGGATTGTTGCATCGATTGTTCTTGCCATTTCCCGTGCAATTGGAGAGACCATGATTGTAACGGTTGCTGCAGGTGCTTCTCCAAACCTTTCTTGGAATGTTACTGATTCCATCCAAACGATGACAGCGTACATCGTTCAGGTAAGTACAGGAGATGCAGGGTATGGAACGACGATTTACTATAGTATTTATGCAGTAGGTTTCACCTTATTCTTATTCACGCTTGGTATGAACCTGCTTGCCCAATACATCTCTAAGCGATTCAGAGAGGAGTATTAA
- a CDS encoding PstS family phosphate ABC transporter substrate-binding protein: MKSFKYLAMSAMIGSALVLGACGAQGGAENGSGEQLSGSVKMDGSSTVAPIMEAVNEEYAATQPDVKVSIGVSGSGGGFEKFIAGETDLSNASRPIKDEEKQKLEEAGIDFTEFEVAKDGLTIVVNKENDWAKDMTVEDLQKLWVEDGKTKKWSDINPEWPDEEVKFYSPGTDSGTYDYFNEAILEEKDMVKQNIQLSEDDNVLVQGVTGDKNAIGFFGYAYYLANKEELKAVKIGGVEPNNETIESGEYTPLSRPLFVYAKNASVKDNEAVYDFMKFTLENSAEMAEAVGYVSLPEEKIKEATEKLEGLK; this comes from the coding sequence ATGAAAAGCTTTAAGTATCTGGCAATGTCAGCAATGATCGGATCAGCTCTTGTATTGGGTGCATGTGGTGCTCAAGGTGGAGCAGAGAATGGTTCAGGAGAACAACTATCCGGCAGTGTAAAAATGGATGGTTCATCGACTGTAGCTCCAATCATGGAAGCTGTTAACGAAGAGTATGCAGCTACACAACCTGATGTAAAAGTATCGATCGGTGTATCCGGTTCTGGTGGTGGATTTGAAAAGTTCATCGCAGGTGAAACGGATCTTTCAAACGCTTCCCGTCCAATCAAAGACGAAGAAAAGCAAAAGCTGGAAGAAGCTGGTATAGATTTCACTGAATTCGAAGTTGCTAAAGATGGTCTTACAATCGTTGTTAATAAAGAAAATGACTGGGCAAAAGATATGACAGTCGAGGATCTTCAAAAGCTTTGGGTTGAAGATGGAAAGACAAAGAAATGGTCTGATATCAATCCTGAATGGCCGGATGAAGAAGTGAAATTCTATTCTCCTGGTACTGACTCAGGAACATATGATTATTTCAACGAAGCAATTTTAGAAGAAAAAGATATGGTTAAACAAAACATTCAGCTTTCTGAAGATGATAACGTTCTTGTACAAGGTGTGACGGGTGATAAAAACGCGATCGGATTCTTCGGTTATGCTTATTACCTTGCAAATAAAGAAGAACTGAAAGCGGTGAAAATCGGAGGAGTAGAGCCGAATAACGAAACAATCGAGAGCGGGGAATACACTCCACTATCACGTCCATTGTTCGTCTATGCTAAAAACGCTTCTGTTAAAGATAATGAAGCTGTATATGATTTCATGAAATTCACTCTGGAAAACTCTGCTGAAATGGCAGAAGCAGTTGGCTATGTAAGCCTACCAGAAGAAAAAATTAAAGAAGCTACTGAAAAATTAGAAGGTCTTAAATAA
- a CDS encoding penicillin-binding protein 2: MKRNKRKRKTHVPVRMNLLFFAVFLLFSLLVLRLGLVQIVNGESYKKEVERTEDVVVNTGVPRGKMYDRYGNVIVDNVPLNAITYTRANNTKIEEMMEVASKLSEYIEKDTKDVTERDKKDYWLLNNKEQADKKVSEEEIKKLQNNEDLSEDDVNAKVYQMRLDRITKDELASLTEKDLEIIAIYREFSSGYALNPQIVKNEGVTPEEFAVVSEHLSELPGINTTTDWKRSYVFDDTLRTILGNVSSSREGLPKNLVDSYLAKDYNRNDRVGKSYVELEYEDVLQGQKEQIKNVTKGGSVLESILVQEGQRGKDIVLTIDMELQREVEKIIEEELRKQIVNRGESPNLDRAYVVMIDPNTGEILAMAGKQYVKNSETGKYEMRDAALGTFTSSYEVGSVVKGATVLTGYMTGNLTPGEVLVDEPIKIGNDRPKTSWFNRSGRIPMSDLFALEKSSNSYMWKIAFRIAGREYIPNETMINNPQAFDVLRNHYAQFGLGVPTGIDLPGESSGLTGNDTTPGFLLDLAIGQFDTYTTMQLAQYISTIANDGYRVEPHIMKEIREPTNDQESLGPILFEKETNVLNRIGATQAQIEHVQKGFYRVYHSPDGTAYDQFKDAPYNAAGKSGTAETYVDGELNYNTTLIGYAPFDNPEVAYATMVPASHIQASGVADPYVNKYISKRVMDKYFELKKKRAEEVKDPTSVNKKVENAEEAEEQMQEEREQNN; this comes from the coding sequence TTGAAAAGAAATAAGAGAAAAAGAAAGACGCATGTTCCCGTTCGGATGAATCTGCTGTTTTTTGCCGTGTTCTTATTATTTTCTCTTCTGGTTCTCAGGCTTGGACTCGTTCAAATAGTGAACGGGGAAAGCTACAAGAAGGAAGTAGAAAGAACAGAGGATGTTGTCGTCAATACAGGTGTGCCACGAGGGAAAATGTATGACCGTTATGGTAATGTGATCGTGGATAATGTTCCGCTGAATGCGATTACGTATACACGTGCAAACAACACCAAGATCGAAGAGATGATGGAGGTTGCTTCCAAGCTTTCTGAGTACATTGAAAAAGATACAAAAGACGTGACAGAAAGAGATAAGAAAGATTATTGGTTATTAAATAATAAAGAACAAGCAGACAAAAAGGTGTCAGAAGAAGAAATAAAAAAGCTTCAAAACAATGAAGATCTCTCTGAAGACGATGTGAACGCGAAAGTGTACCAAATGAGATTAGATCGGATCACAAAAGATGAGTTAGCGTCATTGACTGAAAAAGATTTAGAAATCATTGCGATTTATCGTGAGTTCTCCAGCGGATATGCATTAAATCCGCAAATTGTGAAAAATGAAGGGGTCACCCCGGAAGAATTCGCCGTCGTCAGTGAACATCTCAGCGAACTTCCCGGCATCAATACCACTACAGACTGGAAGCGATCCTACGTATTTGATGATACGTTGAGGACGATTCTTGGGAACGTTTCTTCCTCAAGAGAAGGTTTGCCGAAGAACCTGGTAGATTCCTATTTAGCGAAAGACTACAACCGGAATGATCGTGTAGGGAAGAGTTACGTTGAATTAGAATATGAAGATGTCCTGCAAGGTCAAAAGGAACAAATCAAAAACGTCACCAAAGGCGGTAGCGTGTTGGAATCCATACTCGTTCAAGAAGGTCAACGGGGAAAAGATATTGTTCTGACAATCGATATGGAGCTACAGCGTGAAGTCGAAAAGATAATAGAAGAAGAATTACGAAAGCAGATTGTGAATCGCGGCGAGTCTCCTAACCTGGATCGTGCTTACGTAGTCATGATTGACCCTAATACTGGGGAAATATTGGCTATGGCCGGAAAACAATATGTGAAGAACTCTGAAACAGGCAAATATGAGATGCGGGATGCTGCGTTAGGAACCTTTACGTCTTCTTATGAAGTTGGATCGGTAGTTAAGGGTGCCACTGTTTTAACAGGTTACATGACAGGGAACTTGACTCCAGGTGAAGTGCTTGTAGATGAACCAATCAAGATTGGTAATGATCGACCAAAAACTTCTTGGTTCAATCGATCTGGAAGAATTCCGATGTCCGACTTGTTTGCCCTTGAGAAATCTTCGAACTCCTATATGTGGAAAATTGCGTTTAGAATTGCCGGAAGAGAATATATTCCGAACGAAACCATGATTAATAATCCTCAGGCATTTGACGTTCTGCGTAATCATTATGCCCAATTTGGATTAGGTGTGCCAACAGGAATCGATCTGCCTGGTGAGTCTTCCGGACTGACAGGTAACGATACCACTCCAGGTTTCTTACTTGATTTAGCAATCGGGCAGTTCGATACGTATACAACGATGCAATTAGCTCAGTATATCTCTACGATTGCTAATGATGGTTATCGGGTGGAACCACATATCATGAAAGAAATAAGAGAGCCAACAAACGATCAGGAAAGCCTGGGACCGATTCTGTTTGAAAAAGAGACGAATGTGCTGAATCGCATTGGAGCTACACAAGCCCAAATCGAGCACGTCCAAAAAGGTTTCTACCGGGTGTACCACTCCCCTGATGGAACGGCGTATGATCAATTTAAGGATGCACCGTATAATGCGGCAGGTAAATCGGGTACCGCTGAGACGTATGTAGATGGAGAGCTGAACTACAACACGACTCTAATCGGGTACGCCCCATTTGATAACCCTGAAGTGGCTTATGCCACAATGGTTCCTGCTTCTCATATCCAGGCAAGCGGAGTAGCCGATCCTTACGTAAATAAATACATCTCTAAACGAGTGATGGATAAGTACTTTGAACTAAAGAAGAAACGTGCAGAAGAAGTGAAAGACCCCACTTCAGTTAACAAAAAAGTAGAAAATGCCGAAGAGGCAGAAGAACAGATGCAAGAAGAAAGAGAACAGAATAACTGA
- a CDS encoding MFS transporter translates to MSRYKKLLGDIDLTKDLTLLLLIGGLYSLSIALSNTFVNIYLWKQSGEFIDLGIYNLTVVIFQPITFILAGRLAKKVDRVIVLRFGVIFLALFYISVLAFGESAENYLVVLGALLGIGYGFYWLAFNVLTFEITEPETRDFFNGFLGTLTSAGGMIGPILAGFIISRFTSFKGYTIVFGLSLLLFSIAVLMSFFLKRRPASGRYLFLRILEERKNNDNWRHITNAHFFQGLREGTFIFIISVFVFISTGSEFAIGTFGLINSGIAFVGYYIASRVIKKKFRKKAILLGGILLYLAIFLIVFDVTYTKLLLYAGVIAIAYPILLVPYISMTYDVIGTGWNAAEMRIEYIVVREIFLNLGRIVSVTAFIIAVTFFNHEESIPILLLMLGAGHTLIYFFVRKVDLPI, encoded by the coding sequence ATGAGTAGATATAAAAAGTTATTAGGCGATATTGATTTAACGAAAGATCTTACTCTGCTGCTGTTGATCGGTGGATTATATTCATTGAGTATTGCGCTCTCAAACACATTTGTAAACATATACTTGTGGAAGCAGTCAGGTGAATTCATTGACTTAGGTATCTATAATTTAACCGTGGTGATCTTTCAGCCAATAACTTTTATATTAGCTGGAAGATTGGCAAAGAAAGTAGACCGGGTGATTGTGTTACGCTTCGGGGTTATTTTTTTGGCTCTGTTTTACATATCTGTATTAGCTTTCGGGGAGTCGGCCGAAAATTATCTGGTTGTGTTAGGAGCATTGCTCGGAATCGGCTACGGCTTCTATTGGTTAGCGTTTAATGTACTTACCTTTGAAATTACCGAACCTGAAACGAGAGATTTCTTCAATGGTTTCCTTGGTACGTTAACGTCAGCAGGAGGAATGATCGGACCGATCCTCGCAGGTTTTATCATTTCCAGATTCACTTCATTTAAAGGGTATACCATTGTGTTCGGTTTATCTCTCTTGCTCTTTTCGATTGCCGTCCTTATGAGCTTCTTTCTTAAAAGGCGACCTGCCTCCGGAAGATATCTATTCCTCAGAATTCTGGAAGAAAGGAAAAACAATGATAATTGGCGGCACATTACGAACGCCCACTTCTTCCAGGGGCTGAGGGAAGGAACATTTATCTTCATTATTTCTGTGTTTGTGTTCATCAGCACGGGAAGTGAGTTTGCCATTGGTACATTCGGACTCATTAACTCAGGGATCGCATTCGTTGGCTATTACATTGCCTCGCGGGTGATTAAAAAAAAGTTCCGGAAAAAAGCCATATTATTAGGTGGAATCCTTCTTTACCTGGCAATATTTTTGATCGTATTTGATGTCACTTACACGAAGTTATTGCTCTATGCCGGGGTGATTGCCATTGCGTACCCCATACTCCTGGTACCCTATATCTCAATGACGTATGATGTAATCGGAACGGGATGGAACGCCGCTGAAATGAGAATTGAGTATATTGTCGTGAGGGAGATATTCTTGAATCTGGGAAGAATTGTATCAGTCACAGCCTTTATAATTGCCGTCACATTTTTCAATCACGAAGAAAGTATCCCCATACTCTTACTAATGCTTGGAGCAGGTCATACCCTCATTTATTTCTTCGTGCGAAAAGTGGACTTGCCCATATAG
- a CDS encoding superoxide dismutase — protein sequence MAYELPQLPYAYDALEPHIDKDTMNIHHTKHHNAYVTKVNDALQGHDDLLSKSIEDLVSNLDAVPEGARTAVRNNGGGHANHSLFWTVLSPNGGGAPSGELADAISSKFGSFDSFKEEFANAAATRFGSGWAWLVVNNGELEVTSTPNQDSPLMEGKTPVLGLDVWEHAYYLNYQNRRPDYIGAFWNVVNWDEVAKRYSAAK from the coding sequence ATGGCTTACGAATTACCGCAATTACCTTATGCATATGATGCTTTAGAGCCTCATATTGACAAGGACACAATGAATATTCATCACACGAAACACCATAACGCATATGTTACGAAAGTAAATGATGCACTTCAAGGCCACGATGATTTACTAAGCAAATCCATTGAAGATCTTGTTTCTAACTTAGACGCTGTTCCTGAAGGTGCTCGTACTGCAGTACGCAACAATGGTGGCGGCCACGCTAATCACTCTCTATTCTGGACAGTATTATCCCCGAATGGTGGAGGCGCTCCATCTGGAGAGTTGGCAGATGCTATTTCTTCCAAGTTCGGAAGCTTCGATTCATTCAAAGAAGAGTTCGCTAACGCTGCTGCTACCCGCTTTGGCTCAGGTTGGGCTTGGCTTGTGGTAAACAACGGTGAATTAGAAGTAACAAGCACACCAAACCAGGATAGCCCTCTAATGGAAGGCAAAACTCCAGTATTAGGTCTTGACGTTTGGGAGCATGCTTACTACCTGAATTATCAAAACCGTCGCCCTGATTACATCGGTGCGTTCTGGAACGTTGTAAACTGGGATGAAGTAGCGAAGCGTTATTCAGCTGCTAAGTAA
- a CDS encoding DUF456 family protein → MEVIYWSIIIVLMILAFVGLIYPILPSVVFLIGSFILYGVFFSFEPFSWLFWTVQILFVILLFGADYMANLIGVKKFGGTKAGIWGSTIGLLVGPFVIPVIGILIGPFLGAIIGEWVVHRSNLKTAVKVGVGSVVGFISSVVTKGIIQIVMTIYFFLVI, encoded by the coding sequence ATGGAAGTGATCTATTGGAGTATCATTATCGTACTGATGATTTTAGCCTTTGTTGGATTGATTTACCCGATATTGCCCAGTGTCGTCTTTCTGATTGGAAGTTTTATTTTGTACGGAGTGTTTTTCAGCTTCGAACCCTTTAGCTGGTTATTCTGGACTGTGCAGATTCTGTTTGTGATCCTTCTCTTCGGTGCTGATTACATGGCGAACCTCATAGGGGTAAAGAAATTTGGCGGTACGAAAGCGGGGATATGGGGAAGTACAATCGGCTTGCTCGTCGGACCTTTCGTCATTCCTGTCATCGGAATCCTGATTGGTCCTTTTTTAGGTGCCATCATAGGTGAATGGGTCGTTCATAGATCCAATCTAAAGACCGCCGTAAAAGTAGGCGTAGGATCCGTCGTTGGATTCATCTCCAGTGTCGTGACAAAAGGAATCATCCAGATTGTCATGACTATCTATTTTTTTCTTGTTATTTGA
- a CDS encoding Na/Pi cotransporter family protein, with protein sequence MELNWQEMLFQFFGGLGIFLFGIKYMGDGLQKSAGERLKEILDKFTTNPFMGVLAGIFVTVLIQSSSGTTVIVVGLVSAGFMTLRQAIGVIMGANIGTTVTAFIIGIDIGAYALPIIAVGTIMLFFFKNKKVHNLGQMIFGFGALFYGLELMGGGMKPLRSLEAFHDLTVSMSTNPILGVVIGTLFTVIVQSSSATIGILQELYSSDLVDIQAALPILFGDNIGTTITAVLAALGASVAARRAAAVHVLFNLIGSTIFLIILPFFTKFVLFLQSSFNLNEPMTIAFAHGSFNITNTIIQFPFIALLAVIVTKLIPGQDSLVDYNSKHLDPMFIEQSPSIALGQAKEEVLRMGKFAVKGLEETNEFLKSKSSKNAEAAYQIEGAINNLDKKITNYLVDLSSASLSENESERHSILMDTVRDIERVGDHFENIVELIEYQQANKVKITDDAMNDLEVMFNLTIETVEKALKSLDLNDTDIAREVAEKEDQIDKMERKLRKQHILRMNEGKCSGQAGIVFVDIVSNLERIGDHAVNIAEAVLGVE encoded by the coding sequence ATGGAGTTAAATTGGCAAGAGATGTTGTTTCAGTTCTTTGGAGGATTAGGGATTTTCCTCTTCGGGATAAAGTATATGGGGGACGGACTTCAAAAGTCTGCCGGTGAACGTTTGAAAGAAATTCTTGATAAGTTCACGACCAACCCATTCATGGGCGTATTGGCAGGTATCTTTGTTACTGTCTTAATACAGTCCAGTAGTGGTACAACGGTTATCGTAGTCGGATTAGTAAGCGCAGGATTCATGACACTTAGACAAGCGATCGGTGTCATCATGGGTGCCAATATCGGTACAACGGTAACAGCGTTTATCATTGGTATTGATATTGGAGCATATGCATTACCAATCATTGCAGTAGGAACGATTATGTTATTCTTCTTTAAGAATAAAAAAGTACACAATTTAGGACAAATGATTTTTGGTTTCGGTGCATTATTTTATGGATTGGAATTAATGGGTGGAGGAATGAAGCCTCTGCGTTCACTTGAAGCCTTTCATGACTTAACTGTAAGTATGAGTACTAATCCAATTCTTGGAGTAGTCATTGGGACTCTATTTACTGTAATTGTACAAAGTTCATCTGCAACTATCGGTATTTTACAAGAGCTATACAGTTCAGATTTAGTGGACATCCAGGCAGCACTTCCTATTTTATTTGGGGATAATATCGGAACGACCATTACAGCAGTACTAGCAGCTTTGGGTGCTTCAGTCGCTGCGAGACGCGCTGCAGCAGTCCATGTACTCTTTAATCTGATTGGCTCAACAATTTTCTTGATCATTTTGCCATTTTTCACTAAGTTTGTTCTGTTTTTACAATCTTCATTTAACCTGAATGAACCGATGACAATCGCTTTTGCTCACGGCTCATTTAATATAACGAATACGATTATTCAGTTCCCGTTCATCGCCCTACTAGCGGTGATCGTCACGAAATTGATCCCCGGGCAGGATTCACTTGTTGATTATAACTCTAAACATTTAGATCCAATGTTTATTGAACAATCACCTTCTATCGCTTTAGGACAAGCTAAGGAAGAAGTACTTCGCATGGGTAAATTTGCTGTTAAGGGATTAGAAGAAACCAATGAGTTCTTGAAGTCAAAGAGCTCTAAGAATGCAGAGGCAGCTTATCAGATTGAAGGAGCCATTAATAATCTTGATAAGAAAATCACTAACTACCTGGTCGATTTATCTTCTGCTTCATTATCTGAAAATGAATCAGAGCGTCATTCCATCTTAATGGATACCGTACGCGACATCGAACGTGTAGGAGATCATTTTGAGAATATCGTTGAACTGATTGAATACCAACAGGCCAACAAAGTTAAGATTACGGATGATGCCATGAATGACCTTGAAGTAATGTTTAATCTAACTATTGAAACAGTGGAAAAAGCGTTAAAGTCTTTAGACTTGAACGATACTGATATTGCAAGGGAAGTAGCTGAAAAAGAAGATCAGATCGATAAGATGGAAAGAAAGCTTCGTAAACAGCATATTCTGCGTATGAACGAAGGGAAATGTTCAGGACAAGCAGGTATCGTGTTTGTCGATATCGTCAGTAACCTAGAACGTATCGGTGATCATGCTGTCAATATTGCTGAAGCAGTATTGGGTGTAGAATAA
- a CDS encoding DUF1189 domain-containing protein: MNVFQQLYRSIYSPKDIATFRFQGIGKTIRYIFLLALISILPVALQFISFATSAIDNVRESVEAEFPPFTIENGSISSDQSEPITLEKDGITIIFDSTGELKEEKLDANDDTIAFLEKSFVVINQGNVQSSSYNLFGDTTLTKDGFIDLLDSLIDMKWILLPVALFFLYLFTSGMTFLKITLFAIIGVTFANVLKRNVNYRQSFRMTAYSATVSTLFFTLMEMLQTYIPAAPILDWFVITVILYLVVKEIPQKRIRA; the protein is encoded by the coding sequence ATGAATGTATTTCAACAATTGTATAGAAGTATCTATTCCCCAAAAGACATAGCAACATTCCGCTTTCAGGGAATTGGCAAGACGATCCGTTACATATTCTTACTGGCACTAATATCTATTTTACCAGTGGCGTTACAGTTTATATCCTTTGCAACCAGTGCCATCGACAATGTAAGAGAATCAGTGGAAGCTGAATTCCCCCCCTTTACAATCGAAAATGGTTCGATATCTTCGGATCAATCAGAACCGATCACACTCGAAAAGGACGGTATCACCATCATCTTTGACAGTACAGGCGAACTCAAGGAAGAAAAACTTGACGCAAACGATGATACGATAGCCTTTTTGGAAAAGAGTTTCGTAGTTATCAATCAAGGAAATGTCCAATCTTCTTCTTATAATTTATTTGGCGATACAACTCTTACTAAGGATGGCTTTATTGATCTATTGGATTCCTTAATAGATATGAAATGGATCCTCCTTCCCGTAGCGTTATTTTTTCTCTACTTATTCACTTCCGGAATGACGTTCTTGAAGATCACGCTATTCGCCATAATCGGCGTTACGTTTGCCAATGTGCTTAAACGGAATGTCAATTACCGTCAAAGTTTTCGAATGACCGCCTATTCAGCAACGGTTTCCACCTTATTTTTTACCCTAATGGAAATGCTGCAAACCTATATTCCTGCAGCCCCGATTCTGGATTGGTTTGTGATCACAGTCATTCTGTACTTAGTCGTGAAAGAGATTCCTCAAAAGAGAATCCGGGCATAA